ATTCCCATAATAGATACATAGGTTCACACCCGTTAGATAGCCCCGACACAGGAAGGATCAACATAAATGTTTGGATCCCGTAATTTTAGCAAGCCACTCGCCGCAGCCGTCGTATCGATCGCGCTGATTGCAAATCCGATTGCACCAGCACCAGCGCAGGCCTTGGATCTTTTCAAAATGAGTTCTTCCTGGAATGACAAAGGAAACGGTGGATTCTTCAGCTTCACCACATCGATGGCTTCAATGGTCTTCTCCTGCAAAGTTAACCCGCGGCGTGTATGGTGCCCAAAGAGGTGATACACTACAAGCGCTATGACTGAGAATCTCATTAAAGTGCTGCTGGTGGACGACGATCCGCTCGTCCTTTCGTCAATTGAACAATATTTCTCTATAACCAGCAGGATTGAAGTCGCCGCTACCACTAACAGTGGCGCGGAAGCCTTAGAGTTTCTCAACAACCATGCGGTTGATGTAGTACTCGCAGATATCCACATGCCGTTGATGGATGGTGTGACATTACTCTCTGAGGTGATGGATCGCCCGAATCCACCTATCTTCATCGCAATTACAGCTTTGGATCGTGATGATGTCATGTTGAAGATTCTGCAATCTGGTGGCTCTGGTTATGTTCTTAAAAGTCAACGCCCACAGGAAATTATCAAAGCGGTGTTTGACGCAGTAGAAGGGGGGACTATTGTCGCCCCTCACGCTCTGAACCGGTTGGTCCAGTATCTTCCACAGACTGGGTCAGCCGGTTCTGCGAACTCTGGGTCTTTGAACTCTGGTTCGTTCTGGGTGCCTGGTTTCGAGAAGATCACCAAAACTGAGCGTGACATACTTGAGTTGTTGTGCCGCGGAATGTCCAATGTCCAAATCGCTAACGAGCTTCACTACGCTCAGTCCACGGTGAAAAAACACATTTCAAATATCATGTTGGTATTTGACGCAAAAACGCGTTTGGAACTTGTGACAAAAGTACTTAATCCGGAACACACAGTTTAAAAAAACTTTTTCAATTCCATTTCCCTCACCCCGAAATTCGACTACAGTCGTAATCTTCGATGCTCATCGGGGAGGCCGCATAAGTGGCTTAATTTCGCATCATTTTTTGAGGGAAACATTATGAAGTTGGCCGAAGCGCTGTACGAACGCGCCGACCTGCAACGACGCCTTTCCATGCTGTCCGTACGAATCAAGGAATTAGCACAAGTTCAAGAAGGCGATACGCCGCCGGAAGACCCGGAAAAGCTGCTATTAGAGTACGGGAAATTAAATCGCAGGCTGGAAGCACTGGTTGCGAAGATTAACAAGGTTAACGCCACGTCGCTTTTCGACAAATCCCGCACCATCACCGATATCCTTGCACTTCGGGATAGACTCAAACGCGATTTTGATCTTTACAACGAACTTGCCGACGCCGCAGCCCGCCAAACGGTGCGCTGGACCCGCAGCGAGGTGAAACTAGAGGCGACGGTTAGCGTCGAAAAGCTGCGCGAAAAGGCAAACGAAATCGCCAAAGAATTACGTGCCGTCGACGTTCGCGTTCAGGAGCTAAACTGGCAAATCGAATGTGACTGACGTTGAGTTGGTAGTTGATCATCAGTGAGTACAACGATCTCGAGTTGCATTAAACTCCTAGATCTCCGAGGGCAGGAATCGCATAACACTTTACATTTATGGCCCGGCACTTGGAACTCCTAACAACCAGGATAAATAATAAATTACTACCGCGTACTGGGATGATTAACGAGGGTTGGGGCAGGGGACCTCAACGTCACACCGATTGCCTTAAAACTGGCAATAATGCATCTGAAAGCAGTGGGCCAATATTCGACGGGAGCGCCTTTTCCGCATCCAACCACTGCGCTTCGGCTATCTCACCCGCCAACTTCCAATCCGCGACGAACGGATGCTCAAACACGTAGGCACGCACGCCCCAACCAGGTTCGTTCGTCGCATCGGTGAGAAATTCACCCACAAATCGAAGTTTCTGCTGGTCAAGCGTCACGCTGATCTCCTCAGCGGCCTCCCGCACCACCGTTTCGGCAGGCGTCTCCCCCGGCTCGATCTTCCCGCCCGGCAGCATAAACTTGCTTGTGCCTTCTTTACGAACAATGAGGATCGCCCCAGCAGCATCTCGCATAATTAATGCACTCACAACGACAACATGCTCGTATTGCTCCATAGAAAATCCTCACAGCACACTCGTTTGCTTTTCGACGCCCAACCGACGCGGATCCACTATACCCCAGCCAAGGAACCAGTTGATCTCGCACCGACTGGCCCCATTAGCTATTCGCGTACCCAGCTTCCGATGACGCCTGGGATTACTTTGGGTTGGTCACCCAGTAGTGCTTTGAGGTTGGTGTCTCGTTCAACGCTTGTGGTAATACCCCGTATCGGCTTTTTGCGTTTCCGTTGATTGTCATTATTAGTGTTTTGCCCACCGATCGGTGCTCCTATCATCGGGGTACCAGCACGCCCGCCACTGTTGGTCGTTCCGGTGGTTGGCTTCACACCACCTGTACTGGTTCCGT
The nucleotide sequence above comes from Corynebacterium mustelae. Encoded proteins:
- a CDS encoding DIP1984 family protein translates to MKLAEALYERADLQRRLSMLSVRIKELAQVQEGDTPPEDPEKLLLEYGKLNRRLEALVAKINKVNATSLFDKSRTITDILALRDRLKRDFDLYNELADAAARQTVRWTRSEVKLEATVSVEKLREKANEIAKELRAVDVRVQELNWQIECD
- a CDS encoding response regulator transcription factor; translation: MTENLIKVLLVDDDPLVLSSIEQYFSITSRIEVAATTNSGAEALEFLNNHAVDVVLADIHMPLMDGVTLLSEVMDRPNPPIFIAITALDRDDVMLKILQSGGSGYVLKSQRPQEIIKAVFDAVEGGTIVAPHALNRLVQYLPQTGSAGSANSGSLNSGSFWVPGFEKITKTERDILELLCRGMSNVQIANELHYAQSTVKKHISNIMLVFDAKTRLELVTKVLNPEHTV
- a CDS encoding NUDIX hydrolase is translated as MEQYEHVVVVSALIMRDAAGAILIVRKEGTSKFMLPGGKIEPGETPAETVVREAAEEISVTLDQQKLRFVGEFLTDATNEPGWGVRAYVFEHPFVADWKLAGEIAEAQWLDAEKALPSNIGPLLSDALLPVLRQSV